From Pelmatolapia mariae isolate MD_Pm_ZW linkage group LG1, Pm_UMD_F_2, whole genome shotgun sequence, one genomic window encodes:
- the nmbb gene encoding neuromedin Bb: MRGFTLNNVCQCGLFTYLVLFSFTAAVSFDLTELRNKVAKIKVNPRGNLWATGHFMGKKSVVDTPMLPSNEDQGADALEVTLPAEQSALGELFQEFLRVALQAQMDTQESRSKNQEADLLMKILENYIRTKK, translated from the exons ATGAGAGGGTTTACACTGAATAATGTCTGCCAGTGTGGCTTGTTTACatatcttgttttattttctttcaccgCTGCAGTGAGTTTCGACCTGACTGAGCTCAGGAATAAAGTtgcaaaaatcaaagtgaatCCAAGAGGCAATCTTTGGGCTACAG GACATTTCATGGGCAAGAAGAGTGTCGTGGATACTCCCATGCTGCCTTCAAATGAGGACCAAGGTGCCGATGCGCTGGAAGTCACCCTTCCTGCAGAGCAGAGTGCGCTCGGGGAGCTTTTCCAAGAGTTTCTGCGGGTGGCGCTGCAAGCGCAGATGGATACACAAGAAAGTCGTTCGAAAAATCAG GAGGCGGACTTGTTGATGAAGATTTTAGAAAACTACATCCGAACCAAAAAGTGA
- the tspan3b gene encoding tetraspanin-3b: MGQCGITSSKTVLVFLNLIFWAAAGILCYIGAYVFITYDDYDHFFEDVYTLIPAVVIIAVGTLLFIIGLIGCCATIRESSCGLATFAAILLLVFVTECVVVVLGYIYRAKVEDEVNHSIQKVYNEYSGTNTDAPSRAIDYVQRQLHCCGIHNYSDWKNTHWFKESKNNSVPVSCCQPNISNCTGTLTRPADLYQEGCEALVVKKLKEIMMYVIWAALTFASIQMLGMLCACVVLCRRSHDPAYELLVTTNSYA, encoded by the exons ATGGGCCAGTGTGGGATTACGTCATCTAAAACCGTCTTGGTTTTCCTCAATCTAATATTTTGG GCTGCAGCTGGAATTTTATGCTACATAGGAGCTTATGTGTTTATCACATATGATGACTATGACCACTTCTTTGAAGATGTGTACACGTTGATTCCAGCTGTTGTAATCATAGCTGTCGGAACTCTTCTCTTCATCATCGGTTTGATTGGCTGCTGCGCAACAATACGTGAAAGCTCCTGTGGCTTGGCAACA tttgctgCCATACTCCTGCTGGTATTTGTAACGgagtgtgtggtggtggtgctcGGCTACATATACAGAGCAAAG gTAGAAGATGAGGTGAATCACTCCATTCAGAAAGTTTACAATGAATACAGCGGCACCAACACTGATGCTCCTAGCCGGGCGATTGATTATGTGCAGAGGCAG CTTCACTGCTGCGGCATTCACAACTACTCTGACTGGAAGAACACCCACTGGTTTAAAGAATCCAAGAACAACAGCGTCCCCGTCAGTTGCTGTCAGCCCAACATCAGCAACTGTACAGGCACGCTCACTCGACCAGCAGATCTTTACCAAGAG GGATGTGAAGCTCTTGTTGTGAAGAAATTAAAGGAGATTATGATGTATGTCATATGGGCTGCGTTGACTTTTGCATCTATACAG ATGCTGGGCATGCTCTGTGCTTGCGTGGTGCTGTGCAGGAGGAGCCACGACCCAGCGTATGAGCTGCTGGTCACAACCAACAGCTATGCATAA